In one Sphingobium indicum B90A genomic region, the following are encoded:
- a CDS encoding heme-copper oxidase subunit III family protein has protein sequence MAQGIRDREVIAPTLREIAADWSADQEVFRQTHWGKAMMWIFLLSDTFIFSCFLTGYMTVRASAVLPWPNTAEVFALSIGGQDIPLILIAIMTFVLISSSGTMAMAVNFGYRRDRRKTAALMLLTALFGATFVSMQAFEWTKLIEEGVRPWSNPMGAPQFGASFFMITGFHGLHVTCGVILLLIIAYKVARGHYDRTGDYSAVEIAGLYWHFVDLVWVFIFAFFYLW, from the coding sequence ATGGCCCAAGGCATCAGGGATAGGGAAGTCATCGCCCCCACCTTGCGGGAGATCGCGGCCGACTGGTCCGCCGACCAGGAAGTCTTCCGCCAGACCCATTGGGGCAAGGCGATGATGTGGATATTCCTGCTCAGCGACACCTTCATCTTCTCCTGCTTCCTGACCGGCTACATGACCGTGCGCGCCTCCGCCGTGCTGCCCTGGCCCAACACGGCGGAGGTGTTCGCGCTCAGCATCGGCGGGCAGGATATTCCGCTGATCCTGATCGCGATCATGACCTTCGTGCTGATCAGTTCCAGCGGCACCATGGCGATGGCCGTCAATTTCGGATACCGCCGCGACCGGCGGAAGACGGCGGCGCTGATGCTGCTGACCGCGCTGTTCGGGGCGACCTTCGTGTCGATGCAGGCCTTCGAATGGACCAAGCTGATCGAGGAAGGCGTGCGCCCCTGGAGCAACCCGATGGGCGCGCCGCAATTTGGCGCCAGCTTCTTCATGATCACCGGCTTCCACGGGCTGCATGTGACCTGCGGCGTCATCCTGCTGCTGATCATCGCCTATAAGGTCGCGCGCGGCCATTATGACCGCACCGGCGATTACAGCGCGGTCGAGATCGCCGGGCTGTACTGGCATTTCGTCGACCTCGTCTGGGTCTTCATCTTCGCCTTTTTCTATCTCTGGTGA
- a CDS encoding Crp/Fnr family transcriptional regulator codes for MSSLDIPHAAMKDSITTLNLAAHWPLGRRDRDMINALACRTLPPLRTGTDLFAQGDRLTSIFLLLEGWAARYKMLEDGRRQIVSLLLPGDLCDPFCFLLHRADHGVTALTPIKVAEVGRNQFEEIALSHPEVTRAMWINALITASIQREWCVNLGRRTALERFSHLFCELYHRLLTVGLVSGGGFHFPVTQLELADATGLTMVHTNRILQEMRRQRLIELHRRHLVVPDLAALERVCAFDPYYLHPAAQETS; via the coding sequence ATGTCATCGCTCGATATCCCGCATGCCGCGATGAAGGATAGCATCACTACCCTCAACCTGGCGGCGCACTGGCCACTTGGCCGGCGCGACCGGGACATGATCAACGCGCTGGCATGCCGCACGCTCCCGCCGCTGCGCACCGGCACGGACCTGTTCGCCCAGGGTGACCGGCTGACCTCCATCTTCCTCCTGCTGGAGGGATGGGCCGCCCGGTACAAGATGCTGGAGGACGGCCGCCGCCAGATCGTCAGCCTGCTGCTGCCCGGCGACCTGTGCGATCCCTTCTGTTTCCTGCTGCATCGCGCCGACCATGGCGTCACCGCGCTCACGCCGATCAAGGTGGCGGAAGTCGGTCGCAACCAGTTCGAGGAGATCGCGCTCAGCCATCCCGAAGTCACGAGGGCGATGTGGATCAACGCCCTGATCACCGCCTCCATCCAACGCGAATGGTGCGTCAATCTGGGCCGCCGCACCGCGCTGGAGCGGTTCAGCCACCTCTTCTGCGAACTCTATCACCGGCTGCTGACGGTAGGCCTCGTCAGCGGCGGCGGCTTCCACTTTCCCGTCACGCAGCTTGAACTGGCGGACGCAACGGGATTGACGATGGTGCACACCAACAGGATATTGCAGGAAATGCGTCGTCAACGGCTGATAGAATTGCACCGGCGCCATCTCGTCGTGCCGGACCTGGCAGCGCTGGAGCGCGTCTGCGCCTTCGACCCGTACTATCTGCATCCGGCGGCGCAAGAGACATCGTGA
- a CDS encoding response regulator, whose amino-acid sequence MPFLFLTGYDEEVIPSDLNDVLRLQKPIAPREIVASLAWRRQGSA is encoded by the coding sequence GTGCCGTTCCTCTTCCTGACCGGCTATGACGAGGAAGTCATACCGTCCGATCTCAACGACGTCCTGCGGCTGCAAAAGCCCATCGCCCCCAGGGAAATCGTCGCCTCGCTCGCCTGGCGCCGCCAGGGCAGCGCCTGA
- a CDS encoding Crp/Fnr family transcriptional regulator — MHQFLARENEKPDAMLYVQEGWACRYRLLSDGRRQITALYLPGDYCDPQWALGGVSSQPVVAITNVRALRLPCRIPSHAGFDGRHGFWQALSGTIERQANWLVTLGRKTALERVAHLLLELFERMRQAGLAYGQQCAMPLTQMEIADMTGLTPVHVNRTLQSMRARGLVELQSKWLRIPELPALREVAALTGHDMAG, encoded by the coding sequence ATGCATCAGTTTCTGGCGCGGGAGAATGAGAAGCCCGATGCCATGCTGTATGTTCAGGAAGGGTGGGCGTGCCGTTACCGGCTGTTGTCGGACGGCCGCCGCCAGATCACCGCGCTGTACCTGCCGGGGGATTATTGCGACCCGCAATGGGCGCTGGGCGGCGTGTCGTCCCAGCCGGTGGTGGCGATCACCAATGTGAGGGCGCTGCGGTTGCCCTGCCGCATACCGTCGCACGCCGGTTTCGATGGGCGGCACGGCTTCTGGCAAGCGCTGTCCGGCACGATCGAGCGGCAGGCCAACTGGCTCGTCACCCTGGGGCGCAAGACGGCGCTGGAACGGGTGGCGCACCTGCTGCTGGAACTGTTCGAACGCATGCGGCAGGCGGGCCTTGCCTATGGCCAGCAATGCGCCATGCCGCTGACGCAGATGGAAATCGCCGACATGACCGGGCTGACCCCGGTTCATGTGAACAGGACGCTGCAATCCATGCGCGCGCGAGGTCTGGTGGAACTGCAATCCAAATGGCTGCGGATACCGGAGCTTCCGGCCCTGCGCGAAGTCGCCGCCCTGACGGGTCACGACATGGCGGGATGA
- a CDS encoding response regulator has translation MDDTALAAQTVLIVEDDYYLAFDTADALRDAGAGILGPFPTEEKAMDAIRLGGPPPPCWTSIWGTAPPFASPGC, from the coding sequence ATGGACGATACCGCTCTCGCGGCCCAGACGGTGCTGATCGTCGAGGACGACTATTATCTTGCCTTCGACACTGCGGACGCGCTGCGCGACGCGGGAGCCGGAATATTGGGCCCTTTCCCGACCGAGGAGAAGGCCATGGACGCGATCCGGCTGGGAGGCCCTCCGCCGCCGTGCTGGACATCAATCTGGGGAACGGCCCCTCCTTTCGCCTCGCCCGGCTGCTGA
- a CDS encoding BLUF domain-containing protein, translated as MSIFAGPFLPDFSTPPQAPPLLSSDKWHHCGMFTRWSYISTSQFDATHVEKHIQEIVDISIPRNRSLDVTGALLFTGNRFAQYLEGAPSAIEELKASILRDPRHGEIRTIASGETPHRYFLTWSLAYAGPSQFVSDIIERALNDALEKGDEGLEALIQMMSEFSIRGRG; from the coding sequence ATGTCTATATTTGCCGGGCCATTTTTACCCGACTTTTCCACGCCACCGCAAGCCCCGCCTTTACTTTCCTCAGACAAATGGCATCATTGCGGCATGTTCACTCGATGGTCCTATATTAGCACCAGCCAGTTCGATGCAACCCACGTTGAAAAACACATACAAGAAATCGTCGATATCTCCATCCCACGCAATCGTTCGCTGGACGTGACCGGCGCGCTCCTGTTCACGGGCAACCGCTTCGCCCAATATCTGGAGGGCGCGCCGTCTGCCATCGAAGAACTGAAGGCAAGCATATTGCGCGATCCGCGACATGGCGAAATTCGCACGATCGCATCGGGCGAAACCCCGCATCGTTATTTCCTCACCTGGTCCCTCGCCTATGCCGGCCCATCCCAATTCGTTTCGGACATCATCGAACGCGCCCTGAACGACGCGTTGGAAAAGGGGGACGAGGGGCTGGAGGCGCTCATCCAGATGATGTCGGAATTTTCGATTCGCGGCCGGGGTTGA
- a CDS encoding DUF3606 domain-containing protein, with amino-acid sequence MTDVRTLSAPAAPADLKHVSLDREGDARYWQQRFGTSRARLEQAVERVGHHVNAIAEFLHRRR; translated from the coding sequence ATGACCGACGTCCGCACCCTCTCCGCCCCCGCCGCTCCAGCGGACCTCAAGCATGTCTCGCTGGATCGGGAGGGGGATGCGCGCTACTGGCAGCAGCGTTTCGGCACGTCGCGGGCCCGGCTGGAGCAAGCGGTCGAGCGGGTCGGCCATCATGTCAATGCCATAGCGGAGTTCCTTCACCGCAGGCGCTGA
- a CDS encoding c-type cytochrome produces the protein MGRMRGLAVGLCVAGAAATLLGAGWFSDRLYTRERPGQLAYRMDDMPPRVDMAAIQRDWPASFSEPGEGSRVIAYHRDMRGKAPAPGTEGGGGAAAPPPDLGALLASADAGAGKRKAQQCMSCHDLGQGGPNGIGPNLWGVVGRAVASHAGFAYSPAMRAQKGDWSYERLFAFLASPGRDMPGTKMSFAGLRKPEDRAAVIKYLATLGTGAPPLPQPKAVASR, from the coding sequence ATGGGCCGGATGCGCGGATTGGCGGTGGGGCTGTGCGTCGCCGGGGCGGCCGCGACGCTGCTGGGCGCGGGGTGGTTCAGCGACCGGCTCTACACGCGGGAAAGGCCGGGACAGCTTGCCTACAGGATGGACGACATGCCGCCGCGCGTCGACATGGCGGCCATCCAGCGCGATTGGCCCGCCAGCTTCAGCGAACCGGGGGAAGGCAGCCGCGTCATCGCCTATCATCGCGACATGCGGGGCAAGGCGCCGGCGCCCGGGACGGAGGGCGGCGGCGGCGCAGCCGCTCCACCCCCTGACCTCGGCGCCCTGCTCGCCAGTGCGGACGCCGGTGCGGGGAAGCGGAAGGCGCAGCAATGCATGAGCTGCCATGACCTTGGCCAAGGCGGCCCCAACGGGATCGGGCCGAATTTGTGGGGCGTGGTCGGCAGAGCGGTGGCCAGCCATGCGGGCTTCGCTTATTCCCCCGCCATGCGGGCGCAAAAGGGCGATTGGAGCTATGAAAGACTCTTCGCCTTCCTCGCCTCGCCGGGGCGGGACATGCCGGGGACGAAGATGAGCTTCGCCGGACTGCGCAAGCCGGAGGATCGGGCCGCGGTGATCAAATATCTGGCGACCCTGGGGACGGGAGCACCGCCCTTGCCCCAGCCCAAGGCGGTTGCTTCGCGGTAA
- a CDS encoding DUF4142 domain-containing protein: MSRMLFLMPLMALATPAAAAESPAAYLGKAGAGDLFEQTSSKIVLETTSDARVKSFATMMIGDHGKSTAMLKSAAAASDVKAPPPGLTPDQQAKVAALKQARGVARDTLYWQQQKAAHAQALQLHQDYAANGSNRSLKDAAAKIVPVVKHHIDLLNAGR; this comes from the coding sequence ATGTCCAGAATGCTCTTTCTGATGCCGCTGATGGCGCTCGCCACGCCTGCCGCCGCTGCGGAATCGCCCGCCGCCTATCTGGGCAAGGCAGGCGCGGGCGACCTGTTCGAGCAGACGTCCAGCAAGATCGTGCTGGAAACGACCAGCGACGCCAGGGTCAAGAGCTTCGCCACCATGATGATCGGGGATCACGGGAAGAGCACCGCCATGCTTAAGAGCGCGGCGGCGGCCTCCGACGTCAAGGCGCCGCCGCCCGGCCTGACGCCCGACCAGCAGGCGAAGGTCGCGGCGCTGAAGCAGGCAAGGGGCGTTGCCCGCGACACCCTCTACTGGCAGCAGCAGAAGGCGGCCCACGCCCAGGCGCTGCAACTGCACCAGGATTATGCCGCCAATGGCTCCAATCGTTCGCTCAAGGATGCGGCGGCGAAGATCGTGCCCGTGGTGAAACATCATATCGATCTCTTGAACGCGGGCCGATGA
- a CDS encoding response regulator has translation MTKGAAPGTVRVLVVEEDYFLSSDLGVLLVEEGFSVMGPHGSLFGALKAIAAQLPDIALFDVNLRGEMSYPLIDELTARSVPVIIVTGCDEQSLPTNCRGCRRVAKPYSPADILKAIDAVLAGTGHRL, from the coding sequence ATGACGAAAGGGGCGGCCCCCGGCACGGTTCGCGTGCTGGTGGTGGAGGAGGATTATTTTCTCTCGAGCGATCTTGGCGTCTTGCTGGTCGAGGAGGGGTTTTCGGTGATGGGGCCGCATGGCAGCCTGTTCGGCGCGCTCAAGGCGATTGCGGCGCAACTGCCCGACATCGCCCTGTTCGACGTCAATCTGCGGGGGGAGATGAGCTATCCCCTGATCGACGAACTGACCGCGCGGTCCGTGCCGGTGATCATCGTGACCGGCTGTGACGAGCAGAGCCTGCCGACGAACTGCCGGGGATGCAGGCGGGTCGCCAAGCCCTATTCCCCCGCCGACATATTGAAGGCGATCGATGCGGTTCTGGCCGGGACCGGCCATCGGCTCTGA
- a CDS encoding alpha-amylase family glycosyl hydrolase, whose product MTDSNLPWWRGAAIYQIYPRSFADSNGDGIGDLPGITAHLPYVASLGVDAIWLSPFFRSPMRDFGYDVSDYCDVDPIFGTLADFDALVARAHELGLRVVIDQVWAHTSDEHGWFAESRSSRDNAKADWYVWADPKPDGSPPNNWQSVFGGPAWTWDARRGQYYMHQFLREQPQLHLHHPQVQQSVFDIIRFWLDRGVDGFRIDAINHSMHDPLLRDNPPAPEDGKVRTRPFDFQIRKYSQSHPDIPLFLEKVRQVFDEYEDRFTVAEVGGENSDVEMKAFTQGHRRLNTAYGFDFLYAPELTADFLRTALAKWPARTDAGWPSWAFENHDAPRAVSRWAGAIDPDAYCRMKMLLLACLRGNIFLYYGEELGLPQVDIAFEDLQDPEAIANWPLTLSRDGARTPMPWRSDAPYLGFSEVKPWLPVGESHRALAVDVQEARPDSLLHWTRRVLALRNGSPALRAGAIQFLEGPDELLLFERTHGNERLLCAFNLGNRAAAWTSQEKWRPLLTTGGVEKLMFPPASGMVARIADPPG is encoded by the coding sequence ATGACGGATTCGAACCTGCCCTGGTGGCGCGGCGCCGCTATCTACCAGATCTATCCGCGCAGCTTCGCCGACTCCAACGGCGACGGGATAGGCGACCTTCCCGGCATCACCGCGCATCTGCCCTATGTCGCGTCGCTCGGGGTGGACGCGATCTGGCTTTCGCCCTTTTTCAGGAGCCCGATGCGCGACTTCGGCTATGACGTGTCGGATTATTGCGATGTCGACCCGATCTTCGGCACGCTGGCGGATTTCGACGCCCTGGTGGCCAGGGCGCATGAACTCGGCCTGCGCGTCGTCATCGACCAGGTCTGGGCGCACACGTCCGATGAACATGGCTGGTTCGCCGAAAGCCGCTCCAGCCGCGACAATGCCAAGGCGGACTGGTATGTCTGGGCCGACCCCAAGCCGGACGGGTCGCCGCCCAACAACTGGCAGTCGGTTTTCGGCGGCCCGGCCTGGACCTGGGACGCGCGGCGCGGCCAATATTACATGCACCAGTTCCTGCGGGAACAGCCGCAATTGCACCTGCATCATCCGCAGGTGCAGCAAAGCGTGTTCGACATCATACGCTTCTGGCTGGACCGCGGCGTGGACGGCTTCCGCATCGACGCGATCAACCATTCGATGCACGACCCGCTGCTGCGCGACAACCCGCCCGCGCCCGAAGACGGCAAGGTCCGCACCCGCCCCTTCGACTTCCAGATCAGGAAATACAGCCAGAGCCATCCCGACATTCCCCTTTTCCTGGAAAAGGTCCGGCAGGTCTTCGATGAATATGAAGACCGCTTCACCGTGGCCGAAGTCGGCGGCGAAAACAGCGATGTCGAGATGAAGGCCTTTACCCAGGGCCATCGCAGACTGAATACGGCCTATGGCTTCGACTTTCTCTACGCGCCCGAACTGACCGCCGACTTCCTCAGGACCGCGCTCGCCAAATGGCCGGCCCGGACCGATGCGGGCTGGCCAAGCTGGGCGTTCGAAAATCACGATGCGCCCCGCGCCGTGTCGCGCTGGGCCGGGGCGATCGACCCGGACGCCTATTGCCGGATGAAGATGCTGCTGCTGGCCTGCCTGCGCGGCAACATCTTCCTTTATTATGGCGAGGAACTGGGGCTGCCGCAGGTCGACATCGCGTTCGAGGATCTCCAGGATCCAGAAGCCATCGCCAATTGGCCGCTGACCCTGTCCCGCGATGGCGCGCGGACGCCGATGCCCTGGCGGTCGGACGCGCCCTATCTCGGCTTTTCGGAGGTCAAGCCCTGGCTGCCGGTCGGGGAATCGCATCGCGCCCTGGCCGTCGACGTGCAGGAGGCGCGGCCGGATTCGCTGCTGCACTGGACGCGCCGGGTGCTTGCGCTGCGCAACGGATCGCCGGCTCTGCGGGCGGGGGCGATCCAATTCCTGGAGGGGCCGGACGAATTGCTGCTGTTCGAACGGACGCATGGGAATGAGCGGCTGCTCTGCGCCTTCAATCTCGGCAACCGGGCGGCCGCGTGGACATCGCAGGAAAAATGGCGGCCGCTGCTGACGACCGGGGGCGTCGAGAAGCTGATGTTCCCGCCCGCCTCCGGCATGGTCGCGCGGATCGCCGATCCACCCGGATGA
- a CDS encoding response regulator transcription factor — MDHDSRMRQDLVRILRREGFAPVPFSCGADFIEALDFLAPGIALMELHLADMAGAALQQELSSRRVDIPLVVMTASRHIPTAVDVIKRGAVDCLEKPFADGLLLKVLANAWPMLERNIEIQRRRETAAAYFGSLTKRELDVVRALSASGSNRDVADELRISVRTVEMHRASIMKKFGVRKFSEIIRFLPDAGLS, encoded by the coding sequence GTGGACCACGACAGCCGGATGCGCCAGGATCTGGTGCGCATCCTGCGTCGCGAGGGATTCGCGCCCGTCCCCTTTTCCTGCGGTGCGGATTTCATCGAGGCGCTGGATTTCCTGGCTCCCGGCATCGCGTTGATGGAACTGCATCTGGCCGACATGGCCGGGGCGGCGCTTCAGCAGGAACTTTCCTCGCGGCGGGTGGACATTCCCCTGGTCGTCATGACCGCGTCCCGCCACATTCCCACGGCCGTCGACGTCATCAAGCGCGGCGCGGTCGACTGCCTGGAAAAGCCCTTTGCCGACGGCCTGCTGCTCAAGGTGCTCGCCAACGCCTGGCCCATGCTGGAGCGGAACATCGAGATCCAGCGGCGCCGGGAAACCGCAGCGGCCTATTTCGGCAGCCTCACCAAGAGGGAGCTGGATGTCGTGCGGGCGCTCAGCGCCAGCGGCAGCAACCGGGATGTGGCCGATGAGCTGCGGATCAGCGTCAGGACGGTGGAGATGCATCGCGCCAGCATCATGAAGAAGTTTGGCGTCAGGAAATTTTCGGAGATCATCCGGTTTCTGCCGGATGCAGGATTATCGTAA
- a CDS encoding cytochrome C oxidase subunit IV family protein, with amino-acid sequence MEHPSAAHEGQHHPISLYLKVWGYLFLLSAMSYMVDYLHVQGIVRWTLIILFMLLKAGLILSIFMHLAWERLSLIYAILVPPLVLLVLVRIMTIEANYAFWTRAIFMGGGG; translated from the coding sequence ATGGAACATCCATCGGCCGCCCATGAGGGGCAGCATCATCCGATCAGCCTCTACCTCAAGGTCTGGGGATACCTCTTCCTGCTGAGCGCCATGTCCTACATGGTCGACTACCTCCATGTGCAGGGCATCGTCCGCTGGACGCTGATCATCCTCTTCATGCTGCTCAAGGCGGGGCTGATCCTGTCGATCTTCATGCATCTGGCCTGGGAACGGCTGTCGCTGATCTACGCGATCCTGGTGCCGCCGCTGGTGCTGCTGGTGCTGGTGCGGATCATGACCATAGAGGCGAACTATGCCTTCTGGACCCGCGCCATCTTCATGGGCGGAGGGGGCTGA
- a CDS encoding HWE histidine kinase domain-containing protein, whose protein sequence is MTTPSPTDGWSDFLALFDACPLPQVQVGPDDAILRANAALTELLGIRPERLIGGRLVVPASGESAARLSWDDGKCEARLFAAVLVATPDYRICVVQFSNVDAMEAAARQYLLRNVQHRLRNLIASVRSIFRRTAATSDSIDHLTSHFLGRLDAIARIESNLALAERHGLELHDLVMDELAAFAVRAGEQAFLEGPDIRLRTSAATTLALAFHELGNNSIKYGALGSDGGQVWLRWWSDREQAVPMLRILWEEKSSDAPPAVRRSGFGTELLTKTIPFELDGSGTIDWTPDAFKVHISLPMTKRLLHPSD, encoded by the coding sequence GTGACGACACCATCCCCGACCGACGGCTGGAGCGACTTTCTCGCCCTCTTCGATGCATGCCCCCTGCCCCAGGTCCAGGTCGGGCCGGACGACGCCATATTGCGCGCCAATGCGGCGTTGACGGAACTGCTGGGCATCCGGCCGGAGCGGCTGATCGGCGGGCGGCTGGTCGTCCCGGCATCGGGCGAGTCCGCGGCGCGGCTGAGCTGGGACGACGGAAAATGCGAGGCGCGGCTGTTCGCCGCCGTGCTGGTGGCGACGCCCGACTATCGCATCTGCGTCGTCCAGTTCAGTAATGTCGACGCCATGGAAGCAGCGGCGCGGCAATATCTGCTACGCAACGTGCAGCATCGGCTGCGCAACCTGATCGCTTCCGTCCGCTCCATCTTTCGGCGGACGGCCGCCACCAGCGATTCCATCGACCATCTCACCAGCCATTTCCTGGGACGGCTGGACGCCATCGCCCGGATCGAATCCAATCTGGCCCTGGCGGAACGGCACGGCCTTGAACTGCACGACCTGGTCATGGACGAATTGGCGGCGTTCGCCGTCAGGGCCGGGGAACAGGCTTTTCTGGAGGGGCCGGACATCCGGCTGCGCACCTCGGCCGCGACGACATTGGCTCTCGCCTTTCACGAATTGGGCAATAATTCCATCAAATATGGCGCGCTGGGGTCGGATGGGGGCCAGGTCTGGCTCCGCTGGTGGAGCGATCGCGAACAGGCCGTGCCGATGCTGCGCATCCTGTGGGAGGAAAAGAGCAGTGATGCCCCCCCGGCGGTCCGCCGTTCCGGCTTCGGCACGGAGCTGCTGACGAAGACGATCCCGTTCGAACTGGATGGTTCGGGCACCATCGACTGGACGCCCGACGCGTTCAAGGTGCACATCAGCCTGCCCATGACCAAGAGGCTGCTCCACCCCAGCGACTAG
- a CDS encoding PilZ domain-containing protein has product MTEPLEKASDDKGAMMEKRRHPRQTVFKTALLYPVVEEANLSVENVSHAGLSGRCALSLGLHQQVHVSFDDASFRTAEVRWINGSQCGLLLEETLPWIPGEEPDPNAAPNRYQPRSLRLAVNFSATLVTSTPVLIGTIRNLSAEGMMIEVGGLSEGTRLLVKTRGLDIRMGRVQWSSGGMIGVFFETRRATTN; this is encoded by the coding sequence ATGACCGAGCCGCTGGAAAAGGCGTCCGACGACAAGGGCGCGATGATGGAGAAACGCCGGCATCCGCGGCAGACCGTCTTCAAGACGGCGCTGCTCTATCCGGTCGTCGAGGAAGCGAACCTGTCGGTCGAGAATGTGTCGCATGCGGGGCTGAGCGGGCGATGCGCCCTGTCGCTGGGCCTGCATCAGCAGGTTCATGTGAGTTTCGACGACGCCAGCTTCCGCACGGCGGAGGTGCGCTGGATCAACGGTTCCCAATGCGGTCTCCTGCTGGAGGAGACGTTGCCCTGGATTCCGGGCGAGGAACCCGACCCGAACGCCGCGCCCAACCGATATCAGCCGCGCAGCCTGCGTCTGGCGGTCAATTTCTCCGCCACCCTGGTGACATCGACGCCCGTGCTGATCGGGACGATCCGCAATCTTTCCGCAGAGGGAATGATGATCGAGGTGGGCGGGCTAAGCGAAGGCACGCGCCTGCTTGTGAAAACCCGTGGTCTGGATATACGAATGGGGCGGGTGCAATGGTCGAGCGGCGGAATGATTGGGGTCTTCTTCGAAACCCGCCGGGCGACGACGAACTGA